In the genome of Methanopyrus kandleri AV19, one region contains:
- a CDS encoding DNA-directed RNA polymerase subunit K: MEDLTRFEIARIVGARALQIAMGSPVLVEVEGDEDPLEIAKREFDEGVVPVVVIRR; encoded by the coding sequence ATGGAGGATCTGACACGGTTCGAGATCGCAAGGATCGTTGGAGCACGTGCCCTTCAGATCGCTATGGGATCACCTGTGCTGGTAGAGGTCGAAGGCGATGAGGACCCGCTGGAAATTGCTAAAAGGGAGTTCGACGAGGGCGTTGTGCCCGTCGTGGTGATCCGCAGATAG
- a CDS encoding class II aldolase/adducin family protein, giving the protein MKVPSSSLAGLRRTVAELCKEVHRAGLTIGGSGNVSVRSGRYVAVSPSGFRLSDVRPRHVPIVDVEGREVLGTTKPTSELLMHLSLYREVGDGVVIHTHSPYLTALVHSGNRPPETEDLRRSVGEIVWVEYQPPGSERLAEAVAKVARKPMVAALERHGGLVVADRPEAALRLAEALEEAARLAVLRPHP; this is encoded by the coding sequence ATGAAGGTACCTTCCAGCTCACTTGCGGGATTGAGGAGAACCGTCGCAGAACTGTGTAAGGAGGTACATCGGGCCGGTCTTACGATAGGAGGATCAGGGAACGTTAGCGTGCGCTCTGGTCGCTACGTAGCGGTATCGCCCTCCGGGTTCAGATTATCTGATGTGCGCCCACGGCACGTGCCGATCGTCGACGTAGAGGGTCGCGAGGTCCTGGGGACCACGAAACCCACATCGGAATTGCTCATGCACCTATCTCTGTACCGAGAAGTCGGTGATGGGGTCGTAATTCACACTCATTCACCGTACTTGACGGCACTGGTTCACTCCGGGAACCGTCCGCCGGAGACAGAGGATCTTCGGAGATCCGTCGGAGAAATCGTGTGGGTGGAATACCAGCCGCCCGGAAGCGAGCGTCTAGCTGAAGCCGTGGCGAAAGTAGCCCGTAAACCCATGGTAGCCGCACTGGAGCGTCATGGCGGTCTCGTCGTCGCGGATAGACCCGAAGCGGCCTTGAGACTCGCGGAAGCCTTAGAGGAGGCGGCCAGGCTGGCCGTACTTAGACCTCATCCTTAA
- a CDS encoding Sjogren's syndrome/scleroderma autoantigen 1 family protein, whose amino-acid sequence MAERLLAGHKMLGIHCPECKVPLFQDPKTGTVSCPICGTEFEVVEEEAKKVKRKAKERRKRAESEEKKTKWAEKKPESGKKERKPEKEKQKRRPRLPGSEDVRKAALQVVTARLKRAAETKDPEHALRELEVAEKALEILKKL is encoded by the coding sequence ATGGCGGAACGATTGCTCGCAGGACACAAAATGTTGGGTATCCATTGCCCCGAGTGTAAGGTGCCGCTGTTCCAGGACCCGAAAACGGGAACCGTGAGCTGCCCAATCTGCGGAACGGAGTTCGAGGTGGTAGAGGAGGAGGCGAAGAAGGTCAAGAGAAAAGCGAAGGAGCGCAGGAAGCGGGCTGAAAGTGAGGAGAAGAAGACGAAGTGGGCGGAAAAGAAACCGGAGAGTGGTAAGAAGGAACGAAAACCTGAGAAGGAAAAACAGAAACGTAGACCGAGACTCCCAGGTAGTGAGGACGTACGGAAGGCCGCCCTTCAAGTGGTCACCGCCAGGTTGAAGCGGGCCGCCGAGACGAAAGATCCGGAACACGCCTTGCGGGAGCTGGAAGTTGCCGAGAAAGCACTCGAGATCCTCAAAAAGCTGTAA
- a CDS encoding RsmB/NOP family class I SAM-dependent RNA methyltransferase has protein sequence MRTVIGTLADALTDMEERGHSLKAALRNALRGIGGRRHRFVQALAHELVRVLGNVDLVLNRVLRGSTVEDLHPYLRNALRVGTWEIHWRREHPGPVTKAVVDVVKERVGPKHARFANAILRQVERVNPEEVISSIRDPTARFAARYNFPKWYVELVRSAFDSMDELRKFLEACNRRPARYVRVNTLVSDPEEVVRRLKRRGIEAERDPDVPDVLRIRSAETPVIKTPEFKKGEVYPQTKASAAVAHAAEPEPGMTVVDLCAAPGGKTTHLAQLMEGRGEIIAIDMHPKRFGTLKKRVRQFHADDIVETLCMDARDAPDQLGEGIADLVLVDPPCTGTGSVYSKPEKRWDRETTGEPTKWAQLQWELLKVAVRLLKPGGRIVYSTCSITLTENERLIERLVRRYRGLELVDVPLEWASPGVRMPEARRIWPHRHDTDGFFVARVEA, from the coding sequence ATACGCACCGTCATCGGAACCCTCGCCGACGCACTCACCGACATGGAAGAGCGGGGCCACTCGCTCAAAGCCGCCCTCCGTAACGCCCTTCGCGGCATAGGCGGGCGTAGGCATAGATTCGTTCAAGCATTAGCCCACGAGCTCGTGCGAGTTCTGGGTAATGTGGACCTAGTTCTCAACAGAGTACTCCGGGGTTCCACGGTCGAGGACCTTCACCCGTACCTCCGCAACGCCCTACGAGTAGGCACGTGGGAGATCCACTGGCGCCGTGAGCATCCGGGGCCCGTCACTAAGGCCGTAGTGGACGTCGTCAAGGAGCGTGTCGGACCCAAGCACGCCCGTTTCGCCAACGCCATCCTCAGACAGGTGGAGCGTGTGAACCCCGAGGAAGTCATCAGTTCCATTAGGGACCCTACGGCCCGCTTCGCGGCCCGCTATAACTTCCCCAAGTGGTACGTGGAGCTCGTGCGCTCGGCCTTCGACAGCATGGACGAGTTGCGCAAGTTCCTGGAAGCCTGCAACCGGAGACCTGCCCGGTACGTTCGTGTCAATACCTTAGTGTCCGACCCTGAAGAAGTCGTGAGACGGTTGAAGCGAAGGGGGATCGAAGCAGAACGGGACCCGGACGTCCCCGATGTCCTCCGCATAAGATCCGCCGAGACACCGGTCATCAAGACCCCGGAGTTCAAGAAGGGTGAAGTGTACCCTCAGACGAAGGCCTCCGCAGCCGTCGCCCACGCCGCCGAGCCTGAGCCGGGGATGACCGTCGTCGACTTGTGTGCAGCTCCGGGTGGGAAAACCACCCATCTAGCCCAGCTGATGGAAGGCCGTGGGGAGATCATCGCAATCGACATGCACCCGAAGAGGTTCGGAACACTGAAGAAGCGGGTCAGGCAGTTCCACGCGGACGACATCGTGGAAACACTGTGCATGGACGCACGCGACGCGCCCGATCAGCTGGGTGAGGGGATTGCGGACTTAGTCCTCGTCGACCCGCCGTGCACGGGTACGGGGTCCGTCTATTCCAAGCCCGAGAAGAGGTGGGATCGGGAGACAACCGGCGAGCCGACCAAGTGGGCCCAGCTCCAGTGGGAGCTCCTGAAGGTCGCCGTGAGGCTGCTGAAGCCGGGCGGCAGGATAGTGTACTCCACGTGTTCGATCACGCTCACCGAGAACGAGCGCCTGATCGAACGTCTCGTCCGGCGCTACCGGGGTCTCGAGCTCGTGGATGTTCCTCTGGAATGGGCTTCACCCGGTGTAAGGATGCCGGAGGCCCGCAGGATCTGGCCACATCGCCACGATACCGACGGTTTCTTCGTGGCCCGAGTCGAGGCGTGA
- a CDS encoding DNA-directed DNA polymerase II small subunit produces the protein MKGEETKQLARKVAEEYGVLLTPEALRELEDEDDAPEVLEKSDEVDLPVFTAQLIRGEVDPDFLEGMEGDVYEILEAEESEEEHEARPRAERPSKLPPAAEVDAEVEILEEARSVSANGSVEGFVAHFRDRLEKLRPLVKAKLDGEWVKDIGELVERARREPGNYCVAGVVTGLRETERAFLLDLEDEAGKVRVVISKPKAPKISEKVRRDVAPGMVIGVKGFVKVERGPVMFVGDRYGEVTLPGEGDHKSRVPAVEDDVKAVFIGDVHIGSKKFREDLFRRFLEWLNDPNDPVASRVKYVIVTGDVVDGIGIYPGQREELEIADIDEQYQRFAEYLELLPDWVEVIVIPGNHDALRQALPQPSLSSSDPAQPLTELDGVHLPSNPALVRIHGELDVLLFHGQSLDDIIIDHPDAEHNPDGVRKAVKLCLRARHLVPIYGGSVPIAPLPEDYLAIRKLPHVLAVGHTHVSAVEVWNGCNVISTATFQEQTEFQKKVGISPTVGRVIVLNMRRDEYENPKRRFTIVDLTG, from the coding sequence GTGAAAGGTGAGGAGACTAAACAACTGGCGCGCAAAGTCGCGGAAGAGTACGGCGTACTCTTAACACCCGAAGCGCTCCGAGAGCTGGAGGATGAAGATGACGCCCCCGAGGTACTTGAGAAATCGGATGAGGTGGATCTTCCCGTGTTCACCGCTCAGCTGATCCGAGGAGAGGTGGATCCGGACTTCCTCGAGGGGATGGAAGGGGACGTTTACGAGATACTCGAAGCGGAAGAAAGTGAAGAGGAACATGAGGCGCGCCCGCGGGCGGAGCGTCCCTCCAAGTTGCCCCCTGCCGCCGAGGTCGACGCGGAGGTGGAAATCCTCGAAGAGGCACGTTCCGTGTCCGCGAATGGTAGTGTGGAGGGATTCGTGGCGCACTTCCGAGATCGTCTCGAGAAACTCCGACCACTCGTTAAAGCCAAGCTCGACGGAGAATGGGTGAAGGACATCGGAGAGCTCGTGGAGCGGGCGCGCCGTGAACCCGGGAATTACTGCGTCGCCGGAGTGGTGACGGGCCTCCGAGAGACGGAGCGCGCGTTCCTCCTCGACTTGGAGGATGAGGCGGGAAAGGTCCGGGTGGTGATCTCGAAACCTAAAGCCCCGAAAATCTCGGAGAAGGTCAGGCGCGACGTCGCCCCCGGGATGGTGATCGGCGTCAAGGGGTTCGTCAAAGTCGAGCGCGGCCCCGTGATGTTCGTCGGCGACCGGTACGGTGAGGTGACGTTACCGGGTGAGGGAGACCACAAGAGCCGAGTTCCGGCCGTGGAGGACGACGTGAAGGCCGTCTTCATCGGAGACGTGCACATCGGATCGAAGAAGTTCAGGGAGGATCTCTTCCGCAGGTTCTTGGAGTGGTTGAACGACCCGAACGACCCAGTGGCGAGCCGCGTGAAGTACGTCATAGTGACCGGAGATGTTGTCGACGGAATCGGGATATACCCGGGTCAGCGCGAGGAGCTCGAGATCGCCGATATAGACGAGCAATATCAGCGGTTCGCGGAGTACCTAGAACTCCTGCCGGACTGGGTCGAGGTGATCGTGATACCGGGGAACCACGATGCCCTCCGACAAGCGCTCCCACAGCCGAGCCTCAGCTCCTCGGATCCGGCTCAACCACTCACCGAGCTCGACGGCGTCCACCTGCCTTCCAATCCCGCACTCGTGCGGATCCACGGAGAACTAGACGTGCTCCTGTTCCACGGGCAGTCCCTGGACGATATAATCATCGACCACCCCGACGCGGAACACAACCCGGACGGGGTAAGGAAGGCCGTCAAGCTGTGCCTCCGCGCGCGTCACCTGGTACCTATATACGGAGGGTCCGTTCCGATAGCTCCCCTTCCGGAGGATTACCTCGCGATACGGAAACTTCCGCACGTCCTTGCCGTGGGACACACCCACGTGAGCGCCGTCGAGGTTTGGAACGGCTGCAACGTGATATCGACGGCCACGTTCCAAGAACAGACTGAGTTCCAGAAAAAAGTCGGAATAAGCCCCACGGTCGGCCGCGTCATCGTACTGAACATGCGTCGGGATGAGTACGAGAATCCGAAGCGTAGGTTTACGATCGTAGATCTCACCGGTTAA
- a CDS encoding UPF0147 family protein: protein MSDYEEKFEQCCTLLEQRIIQDDQIPRNVRRAAKQAIEALKEEGQSPGVRASTAISTLEEVVNDQNTPEYARTVLLQVIATLEQVKDEV, encoded by the coding sequence TTGTCGGACTACGAAGAGAAGTTCGAACAGTGTTGCACCCTGTTGGAGCAGCGGATTATTCAAGACGACCAGATCCCGAGGAACGTGCGCCGTGCGGCCAAGCAAGCGATCGAGGCGTTGAAAGAAGAGGGACAGTCCCCCGGCGTCCGGGCCAGCACGGCCATCTCCACCCTGGAGGAAGTGGTGAACGACCAAAACACCCCCGAATACGCCCGCACCGTGCTCTTGCAAGTGATAGCAACCCTCGAACAAGTTAAGGATGAGGTCTAA
- a CDS encoding M20 family metallopeptidase, translating into MNDLELDPIGLLKDAVATPSVTGEEHEMTRLLTEVLDEHGVPYEVDEMGNVLAGDLSGLVLNAHLDTVPPGDGWEVTDPFDPTIRNGKLYGRGAADCKGGLAAATAAVVQGYYEEMPMGLLATVGEESSSEEDNGTLHVCRTRELEARAGIVCEPTDGRVHVGDRGRITLRVTVRGRSAHASTPEMGKNPIEAASRVVEALSKLRPTEYRLPEIGTVRSDLTVTRIEADGPSNVIPERCEMTVDYRTVPGESTKEVKRRVERVAKRAVPSGFEVSVGIESASRATVVNVEAPVVKAAVIAARKVGLPGKLDFKRGHCDIEYLVHEAGLDAVILGPSGGNIHGPDEWVKVEDVVRCARAYLACANLLPTPH; encoded by the coding sequence GTGAACGATCTAGAGCTCGATCCGATTGGGCTCCTGAAGGATGCCGTAGCCACTCCGAGTGTAACCGGAGAGGAACACGAGATGACTCGCCTCCTGACGGAAGTGTTAGACGAGCACGGCGTGCCTTACGAGGTGGACGAGATGGGCAACGTCCTCGCGGGTGACCTGAGCGGACTGGTGCTGAACGCACACCTCGACACGGTTCCTCCGGGCGACGGGTGGGAAGTTACGGACCCCTTCGATCCCACCATCCGCAACGGGAAGCTGTACGGACGCGGTGCGGCCGACTGTAAGGGAGGACTGGCGGCTGCGACGGCGGCGGTGGTTCAAGGGTACTACGAGGAGATGCCGATGGGCCTGTTGGCGACTGTCGGGGAAGAGTCGAGTAGTGAGGAGGACAACGGGACCCTCCACGTCTGCAGGACCCGTGAGTTGGAGGCTCGAGCCGGAATAGTGTGTGAGCCGACGGACGGTCGAGTTCACGTGGGTGATCGAGGAAGGATCACCCTTCGAGTCACGGTGCGGGGTCGCAGTGCCCACGCCTCGACCCCGGAGATGGGAAAGAACCCTATCGAAGCCGCATCTCGCGTCGTGGAGGCGCTCTCCAAGTTGAGGCCTACGGAGTACAGACTACCGGAAATCGGCACCGTGAGGTCGGACTTAACGGTCACCAGAATCGAAGCGGACGGGCCTTCGAACGTTATACCGGAGCGGTGTGAGATGACCGTGGATTACAGGACGGTACCCGGAGAGAGTACGAAGGAAGTGAAGAGGCGGGTCGAGAGGGTCGCCAAGCGGGCTGTGCCCTCGGGGTTCGAGGTGAGTGTGGGTATAGAGTCGGCTTCTCGGGCCACAGTTGTGAACGTTGAGGCACCGGTGGTTAAGGCTGCGGTAATCGCCGCTCGTAAGGTCGGCTTACCGGGTAAGCTAGACTTCAAACGGGGACACTGTGACATCGAGTACTTGGTGCATGAAGCCGGACTAGACGCCGTGATCCTGGGTCCCAGTGGTGGAAACATCCACGGACCGGACGAGTGGGTCAAAGTGGAGGATGTTGTGCGGTGCGCCCGAGCATATCTGGCGTGTGCGAACCTCCTCCCCACACCACATTAG
- the rpsB gene encoding 30S ribosomal protein S2 has product MSENDDLLVPLNDYLAAGVHIGTQQKTKDMEPFIYRTRADGLHVIDVRKTDERIRIAANFLSMYNTDEILVVSRRYYGQKPVSKFAEATGTTAIPGRFVPGTLTNPEYDGYLEPEVIVLTDPRADFQALVEAQSVGIPIVALCDTDNFTGNVDLAIPTNNKGRKALALVYWLLARELLKKLGRLEEDEEFEYDPEDFEGPPPR; this is encoded by the coding sequence ATGTCCGAAAACGACGACCTGCTCGTTCCGCTGAACGACTACCTGGCGGCAGGTGTGCACATCGGTACCCAGCAGAAGACGAAGGACATGGAGCCGTTCATTTACAGGACGCGGGCCGACGGACTCCACGTCATCGACGTACGCAAGACCGATGAGCGCATCCGGATCGCGGCCAACTTCCTGTCCATGTACAACACCGACGAGATACTGGTAGTGTCCAGGCGCTACTACGGTCAGAAGCCCGTCAGCAAGTTCGCCGAGGCCACCGGGACCACCGCGATTCCGGGCAGGTTCGTGCCCGGCACATTGACGAACCCCGAGTACGATGGATACCTGGAGCCCGAGGTGATCGTCCTCACGGATCCGCGTGCGGACTTCCAGGCACTCGTCGAGGCACAGAGCGTCGGGATCCCGATCGTGGCACTGTGCGACACGGACAACTTCACGGGTAACGTGGACCTGGCGATTCCAACGAACAACAAGGGTAGGAAGGCGCTGGCCCTGGTGTACTGGCTGCTGGCCCGCGAGCTCCTGAAAAAGCTGGGTCGTCTGGAGGAAGACGAGGAGTTCGAGTACGACCCGGAGGACTTCGAGGGGCCACCTCCGCGGTGA
- a CDS encoding APC family permease encodes MEKVGLRRELTMLGFISTICCTVIGGGVNVLTCMIQVKAPGVGPYVPLAFLIGAVPSLVAGIVAGALSAAVPRAGGHYTYVSRLFDPFLAFFSSWSRFVGEIGAFVAIAIGDVALLAAMCKFWGAPAAGKWLNAHTLEVATLIIIFTWLVNVLGIRIYEAVVDVMFFILLTGFFIVVGYGFAHSPAEYLKAIGGTTALKSLISQAGGLPKDVGTLSAIFSAAATLVFAYVGFETGTQAAGEVKKPEKTVFRGMLIALGIITAYYLLYSAAVYHAVPWEYIYAKAALADKAGSNFTVPEAMAPIMPSALAGYVAFVAAIALLSDLPPMFLSTSRMTFAWAYDGMFPKVFAKVHKSFGTPHWALTVLMVVSVILTWAVGKFLAAVDITTVALLFTYLFICMTGLVWKFVRPDIYEKAPLGDKTKKAVNWLGATGTVLSLFFLGEIAISDPTSFYWWIALMVPGPFIFYYAYNRTVKKLGPEKARERLMTIPPE; translated from the coding sequence ATGGAGAAGGTAGGTCTCAGGCGAGAGCTCACCATGTTGGGTTTCATTTCAACGATTTGTTGTACCGTGATCGGAGGAGGAGTCAACGTCCTGACGTGTATGATCCAAGTCAAGGCACCGGGAGTCGGTCCTTACGTTCCGTTGGCGTTCTTGATCGGGGCCGTTCCGAGCTTGGTAGCCGGTATCGTAGCAGGAGCCCTCAGCGCGGCGGTTCCACGAGCAGGCGGTCACTACACGTACGTGAGCCGACTGTTCGACCCGTTCTTGGCATTCTTCAGCTCTTGGAGCCGATTCGTGGGCGAGATCGGAGCCTTCGTAGCGATCGCGATCGGAGACGTGGCACTGTTGGCGGCGATGTGCAAGTTCTGGGGTGCACCGGCGGCAGGGAAGTGGTTGAACGCACACACACTCGAGGTGGCGACCCTTATCATCATCTTCACGTGGCTAGTCAACGTCTTAGGAATCCGGATTTACGAGGCCGTCGTCGATGTGATGTTCTTCATCCTGCTGACGGGTTTCTTCATCGTAGTCGGGTACGGATTCGCACACTCTCCGGCCGAGTACCTCAAGGCGATCGGCGGAACGACCGCGCTGAAATCGCTGATATCTCAGGCTGGAGGACTACCGAAGGACGTAGGTACCCTCAGCGCGATATTCTCGGCGGCCGCGACGCTGGTGTTCGCGTACGTGGGCTTCGAGACGGGCACGCAGGCGGCAGGTGAAGTCAAGAAGCCGGAGAAAACCGTGTTCAGAGGCATGTTGATCGCGCTGGGGATCATCACGGCGTACTACCTGCTGTACTCGGCCGCGGTGTACCACGCCGTGCCTTGGGAGTACATCTACGCTAAGGCGGCGCTCGCCGACAAGGCGGGTAGCAACTTCACCGTCCCCGAGGCGATGGCTCCGATAATGCCGAGCGCACTCGCGGGATACGTAGCGTTCGTGGCCGCTATCGCGCTGTTAAGCGACCTGCCGCCGATGTTCCTGTCGACCAGCAGGATGACGTTCGCCTGGGCCTACGACGGGATGTTCCCGAAGGTGTTCGCTAAGGTGCACAAGAGCTTCGGTACTCCGCACTGGGCACTGACGGTCCTGATGGTAGTCTCGGTGATCCTGACGTGGGCGGTCGGTAAGTTCCTGGCGGCCGTGGACATCACGACGGTAGCGCTGCTGTTCACGTACCTGTTCATCTGTATGACCGGACTTGTCTGGAAGTTCGTAAGACCGGACATTTACGAGAAGGCCCCGTTGGGTGACAAGACCAAGAAGGCAGTCAACTGGCTGGGAGCCACCGGTACCGTGCTGAGCCTATTCTTCCTGGGTGAGATCGCCATCAGCGACCCGACGAGCTTCTACTGGTGGATCGCACTGATGGTACCGGGACCGTTCATCTTCTACTACGCGTACAACAGAACCGTGAAGAAGCTGGGCCCGGAGAAGGCCAGGGAGCGTCTAATGACTATACCTCCGGAGTAA
- a CDS encoding DUF1611 domain-containing protein, which produces MEHPEVTRAVMVPFTKVAAGILRFADIEIVGICDYREEKVGKTTKELVGDDVPELEIRPMEDLEELLEEAEWLIWTKEVLDEDVHYLKWREAVDEAVVKGVNVYNMGRLHMVAQDPNWKLEAHKRGVQYFDTSDPELYLEYLHYGMKAREEGVNADVVSIVGTGRRTGKFTTLNTARRILEEEGINVRSVGTEPSSLLTGSEAMVIPQVLPMAHAAGTVYGAVKKLDEEYEPDLILVGAQTGVTADPLEVGTGRGGSLAALTILLGSDPDRMVVATRPELLNGLQDVVEVVTLLTGARVQFVSVNGKDYSEEEVREVCERIEDEFGLPAADPIKMEEEFRDLVLDLIAPG; this is translated from the coding sequence TTGGAACATCCCGAAGTCACTCGGGCCGTGATGGTGCCGTTCACCAAGGTGGCCGCCGGAATCCTGAGGTTCGCGGACATCGAGATCGTCGGTATTTGCGACTATCGGGAGGAGAAGGTCGGAAAAACTACCAAAGAGCTCGTCGGTGACGACGTTCCCGAGCTCGAGATCAGACCGATGGAGGATCTGGAGGAACTGCTCGAGGAAGCGGAGTGGCTGATATGGACCAAGGAAGTCCTCGATGAGGACGTGCACTACCTCAAATGGCGAGAGGCCGTGGACGAGGCCGTCGTGAAAGGCGTTAACGTGTACAACATGGGCCGTCTCCACATGGTCGCCCAGGATCCGAACTGGAAGTTGGAGGCCCATAAGAGGGGGGTCCAGTACTTCGACACGAGCGATCCCGAACTTTACCTGGAATACCTTCACTACGGAATGAAGGCGCGTGAGGAGGGCGTGAACGCCGACGTAGTTTCGATCGTAGGTACCGGCCGCCGTACAGGGAAGTTCACCACCTTGAACACGGCCAGGAGGATCCTGGAGGAAGAGGGTATCAACGTACGTTCGGTAGGGACCGAACCTAGCAGCCTGCTCACGGGCTCGGAGGCTATGGTGATCCCCCAGGTCCTACCGATGGCTCACGCGGCCGGTACCGTTTACGGTGCGGTGAAGAAGCTGGACGAGGAGTACGAACCCGACTTGATCCTCGTAGGTGCGCAGACAGGGGTCACCGCTGACCCGTTAGAAGTGGGTACGGGACGCGGTGGGTCTCTAGCCGCGCTCACTATCTTGCTAGGTAGCGACCCGGACCGCATGGTCGTGGCTACACGGCCGGAACTGCTTAACGGGCTTCAGGACGTCGTCGAAGTAGTCACGCTGCTCACGGGAGCGAGGGTACAATTCGTGAGCGTGAACGGCAAGGATTACTCGGAGGAAGAGGTTCGCGAGGTATGTGAAAGAATCGAGGACGAGTTCGGGCTGCCGGCAGCCGATCCGATCAAGATGGAGGAGGAGTTCCGCGACCTGGTCCTGGACCTGATCGCCCCCGGCTAA
- a CDS encoding ATP-binding protein — translation MPKVVIDYDACVGVSECGECIEACPMDVLDEEDDKPVVVNEDDCTGCGLCEQACPHGAIEVEV, via the coding sequence GTGCCGAAGGTCGTGATCGACTACGACGCGTGCGTCGGAGTATCGGAGTGTGGTGAATGTATCGAAGCCTGCCCGATGGACGTCCTCGACGAAGAGGACGACAAGCCGGTCGTCGTGAACGAGGATGACTGCACCGGCTGTGGCCTCTGCGAGCAGGCTTGTCCACACGGTGCCATCGAAGTCGAGGTGTAA
- a CDS encoding ASCH domain-containing protein, with the protein MTYGISKHLEISGEYRDKLLRGEKRATIRVGRVPGARPGKVVYIHCGGYVYGKVRITNVRTKRVRDLTDEDANLDGFENREELLKALRDHYPNLRDDDIVTIIEFEWVERFDEPILSEHLPYEGHDPIEIAKRALEEDIPLSPRDRELLELLVECGSIRKAAKALGGLGKRDVIRRAVRKAFRLLKSRGALKGRR; encoded by the coding sequence ATGACCTACGGAATCTCGAAGCACCTAGAGATAAGCGGTGAGTACAGGGATAAGCTCCTCCGGGGTGAGAAACGGGCGACGATCCGAGTGGGACGTGTTCCTGGAGCGCGACCCGGTAAGGTGGTGTACATTCACTGCGGTGGCTACGTGTACGGAAAAGTCAGGATCACGAACGTTCGAACAAAGAGAGTCAGGGATCTGACGGACGAGGATGCCAATCTCGACGGATTCGAAAACCGTGAGGAGTTGCTGAAGGCACTTCGAGATCACTACCCGAACCTCCGAGATGACGATATCGTCACCATCATCGAGTTCGAATGGGTAGAGCGCTTCGACGAACCCATCCTTTCGGAGCACCTTCCGTACGAGGGTCACGATCCCATCGAGATCGCCAAGCGGGCCCTCGAGGAGGATATCCCCCTGAGCCCACGGGATCGTGAACTATTGGAGCTCCTAGTGGAATGCGGAAGCATTCGTAAGGCCGCCAAGGCGCTGGGCGGTCTCGGAAAGCGGGACGTAATCAGGCGCGCCGTGAGAAAGGCGTTCCGACTTTTAAAGTCCCGTGGCGCGCTCAAAGGTCGAAGGTGA
- a CDS encoding sigma factor-like helix-turn-helix DNA-binding protein, with the protein MRSGINRDVIEVLMDVYGLTERQATVSVMRSEGMSYREIAEELGITVSGVRNHLEQARMKMKVDNDFQIARIIGKLEMSLGPALVIAIVPVDKSEDVINRLIQEGEGVTEMTGRGGYTGEEQSVLFIITEDEKKVREIIEEEVGREVPMFVMRAPAAFPSP; encoded by the coding sequence ATGCGTTCCGGAATAAACCGAGACGTAATCGAGGTACTGATGGACGTATACGGCTTGACAGAACGACAGGCTACAGTTTCGGTCATGAGATCGGAAGGGATGTCGTATCGGGAAATAGCTGAGGAGCTGGGAATTACGGTGTCGGGCGTAAGGAACCACTTAGAACAGGCTCGGATGAAGATGAAAGTAGATAATGACTTCCAGATAGCTAGGATCATAGGCAAGCTTGAAATGAGTTTAGGACCGGCGCTAGTCATTGCTATAGTTCCGGTTGATAAGTCGGAGGATGTTATCAACAGACTAATTCAGGAAGGCGAAGGAGTTACGGAAATGACTGGACGTGGTGGGTACACAGGTGAAGAACAGTCTGTTCTGTTTATTATTACAGAGGACGAGAAGAAGGTACGTGAGATAATTGAAGAGGAGGTTGGACGAGAGGTCCCGATGTTCGTGATGAGAGCACCGGCAGCGTTCCCTTCACCCTGA